The Ensifer adhaerens genome contains a region encoding:
- a CDS encoding sulfate ABC transporter substrate-binding protein, whose amino-acid sequence MVGLAIVLGGLQLGAASVAFADTTILNVSYDPTRELYKDFNAAFAEKWKADTGETVTIQTSHGGSGKQARSVIDGLQADVVTLALEADIDAIAKETGKIPADWKTKFENNSAPYTSTIVFLVRKGNPKGVKDWGDLVKPDIQVITPNPKTSGGARWNFLAAWAYGRAANGGDDAKAQEYVTELFKHVPVLDTGARGATTTFVQRGLGDVLLAWENEAYLSLEELGPDKFEIVTPSVSIKAEPPVALVDGNVDAKGTRKVAEAYLGYLYSDAGQKIAAKHYYRPFKPAAADPADIKRFGDLKLVTIEDFGGWKEAQPKFFGDGGVFDQLYKPGQ is encoded by the coding sequence ATGGTGGGACTGGCAATTGTGCTCGGGGGCCTGCAGCTGGGTGCTGCGAGTGTTGCGTTTGCCGACACGACGATCTTGAACGTGTCGTACGATCCGACACGTGAACTCTATAAGGACTTCAATGCTGCCTTCGCTGAGAAGTGGAAGGCCGATACCGGCGAAACCGTAACGATCCAGACGTCGCACGGCGGCTCGGGCAAGCAGGCCCGCTCGGTCATCGATGGACTGCAGGCCGATGTCGTGACGCTCGCGCTCGAAGCCGACATCGACGCGATCGCCAAGGAAACCGGCAAGATCCCGGCGGACTGGAAGACGAAGTTCGAAAACAACAGCGCCCCCTACACCTCGACAATCGTGTTCCTGGTGCGCAAAGGCAATCCCAAGGGCGTCAAGGATTGGGGCGATCTGGTGAAGCCGGACATCCAGGTGATCACGCCGAACCCGAAGACTTCGGGCGGCGCACGCTGGAACTTCCTCGCCGCCTGGGCCTATGGTCGGGCCGCCAATGGCGGAGACGATGCCAAGGCACAGGAATACGTGACCGAGCTCTTCAAACATGTTCCGGTACTTGATACCGGCGCGCGCGGCGCGACGACGACCTTCGTGCAGCGTGGCCTTGGCGATGTTCTGCTCGCCTGGGAAAACGAGGCCTATCTGTCGCTCGAGGAACTCGGACCAGACAAGTTCGAGATCGTCACGCCGTCGGTCTCGATCAAGGCCGAACCGCCGGTGGCGCTCGTTGACGGCAACGTCGACGCCAAGGGCACGCGCAAGGTGGCGGAGGCCTATCTCGGCTACCTCTACAGCGATGCCGGCCAGAAGATCGCCGCCAAGCATTACTACCGGCCGTTCAAGCCGGCAGCCGCCGATCCGGCTGATATCAAGCGGTTCGGCGACCTGAAGCTCGTCACCATCGAAGACTTCGGTGGTTGGAAGGAAGCCCAGCCGAAATTCTTCGGCGACGGCGGCGTCTTCGATCAGCTCTACAAGCCGGGCCAATAA
- a CDS encoding PfkB family carbohydrate kinase: protein MRPLAVVGNANVDLILGPAAPWPKAGTEIIVDHDELRVGGCAGNSALAWDSLGVDYAIAANVGNDQFGTWLREAFPERSKSWPVENVGTTLSVGITHPDGERTFFTTRGHLPLLTFEEVRAMLDGEKLRGGYALLTGSFLTDALTADYDRFFDWGDTHDIAVALDTGWPLDGWTVANCAATVGWLGRCHLALFNEVETTTLTGLSDPSEAAHELRKHMPEGAIVVVKRGPHGAIAIDAEGRLSSAAAPAVTVVDTIGAGDVFNAGFLAALAAEMPLEACLRTGVAIASEAISTLPRSYGKPLSSFLQETGA, encoded by the coding sequence ATGCGTCCTCTTGCAGTGGTCGGCAATGCCAATGTCGATCTCATTCTCGGACCAGCGGCCCCCTGGCCGAAGGCCGGAACCGAAATCATCGTCGATCACGACGAGCTGCGCGTCGGCGGCTGCGCCGGCAACAGCGCGCTCGCCTGGGATTCGCTCGGCGTCGACTACGCGATCGCCGCCAATGTCGGCAACGACCAGTTCGGCACCTGGCTGAGGGAGGCGTTTCCGGAGCGGTCCAAATCCTGGCCGGTCGAAAATGTCGGCACCACACTATCCGTCGGCATTACCCATCCCGATGGCGAGCGCACCTTCTTCACCACGCGCGGGCACCTGCCGTTGCTCACCTTCGAGGAGGTCCGCGCCATGCTCGACGGCGAGAAACTGCGCGGCGGTTACGCGCTTCTGACCGGCTCATTCCTGACCGACGCCCTGACGGCAGACTATGACCGCTTCTTCGACTGGGGCGATACGCACGACATCGCCGTTGCACTTGATACGGGCTGGCCGCTCGACGGCTGGACCGTGGCGAATTGCGCCGCAACGGTCGGCTGGCTCGGCCGCTGCCATCTGGCGCTCTTCAACGAAGTCGAGACGACGACGCTGACCGGTCTCTCCGACCCGAGCGAGGCGGCCCACGAACTCCGCAAACACATGCCCGAAGGCGCAATCGTCGTCGTCAAGCGCGGTCCGCACGGCGCGATCGCCATCGATGCGGAAGGCCGTCTTTCTTCGGCCGCCGCCCCCGCGGTTACCGTCGTCGATACCATCGGCGCCGGTGACGTCTTCAATGCCGGTTTCCTGGCAGCGCTTGCCGCCGAGATGCCTCTGGAAGCCTGTCTTCGCACCGGCGTCGCCATCGCTTCCGAGGCGATTTCCACCCTGCCGCGCAGCTACGGCAAACCGCTTTCGTCCTTTCTTCAGGAGACCGGCGCATGA
- a CDS encoding crotonase/enoyl-CoA hydratase family protein: MTFDTIRIATDARGVARLTLAQPQKHNALSAKMIGELTDAAHSLSADRAVRVVILEAEGRSFCAGGDLGWMREQFDADRATRIAEATRLAMMFKALNEIARPVIGRLHGNAFGGGVGLMSICDAAVASADARFGLTETRLGLIPATISPYVVARIGEGKARPLFMSARLFGAEEARAMGLATVVVAADALDAAVEAEVEPYLATAPEATGRAKRLARSLGAPITEQTIAATIEQLADCWESGEAREGVGAFFEKREPAWRQ; the protein is encoded by the coding sequence ATGACCTTCGATACGATAAGGATCGCGACCGACGCACGCGGCGTCGCGCGGCTGACGCTGGCACAACCGCAGAAGCACAACGCGTTGTCGGCCAAGATGATCGGCGAACTGACCGATGCCGCTCACTCGCTTTCCGCAGATCGCGCGGTCCGGGTCGTCATACTGGAGGCCGAAGGCCGCAGTTTCTGCGCCGGCGGCGATCTTGGCTGGATGCGTGAGCAGTTCGATGCGGATCGGGCGACCCGCATCGCCGAAGCGACACGGCTTGCGATGATGTTCAAGGCGCTGAACGAGATTGCCAGGCCGGTGATCGGCCGTCTGCACGGCAACGCCTTTGGCGGCGGCGTCGGCCTCATGAGCATCTGTGATGCGGCCGTCGCTTCCGCCGACGCCAGGTTTGGTTTGACCGAGACCCGTCTCGGCCTGATCCCGGCCACCATCAGCCCCTATGTCGTCGCCCGGATCGGCGAGGGCAAGGCGCGGCCGCTGTTCATGTCTGCCCGGCTGTTCGGCGCCGAGGAGGCACGCGCCATGGGGCTCGCCACCGTCGTGGTCGCGGCTGACGCACTGGACGCGGCCGTCGAAGCGGAGGTCGAGCCGTATCTGGCGACGGCGCCTGAAGCCACCGGTCGGGCGAAGCGGCTGGCGCGTTCGCTCGGGGCCCCGATCACCGAGCAAACCATCGCCGCGACGATCGAACAGCTCGCCGATTGCTGGGAGTCCGGAGAGGCCCGCGAAGGTGTTGGCGCCTTTTTTGAGAAGCGCGAACCCGCTTGGCGACAATAG
- a CDS encoding sulfate/molybdate ABC transporter ATP-binding protein, whose amino-acid sequence MDVRVHNIRKEFGRFPALDDVSLDIRSGELIALLGPSGSGKTTLLRLVAGLESPTGGTIFFGDEDASQKTVQQRNIGFVFQHYALFRHMTVLDNVAFGLKVRPSSRRPPAAEIRKRALDLIDLVQLSGLDKRYPAQLSGGQRQRVALARAMAVEPNVLLLDEPFGALDAQVRKELRKWLREIHDRTGHTTIFVTHDQEEALELADRVVVMSKGAIEQVGTPDEIYDHPVSPFVFGFIGQSNCLSVTLQNGEIWFEDRPIGLRAPSEPDGPANLYFRPHDIELIDGCGGCLAGLVTASRRVAGTRHLELDLGRNHPHVEIELSPERAAAGDHSRIAFRPTKWKLFREEQQPAIATSAEREARADVETAGAEPFELARTGT is encoded by the coding sequence ATGGACGTGCGCGTTCACAACATCCGCAAGGAATTCGGCCGCTTCCCGGCGCTCGACGACGTCTCGCTCGACATCCGCTCCGGTGAGCTGATCGCGCTGCTCGGCCCCTCCGGCTCCGGCAAGACGACGCTGCTGCGCCTCGTTGCCGGGCTCGAAAGCCCGACCGGCGGCACCATCTTCTTCGGCGACGAGGATGCCTCGCAAAAGACGGTGCAGCAGCGCAACATCGGTTTCGTCTTCCAGCACTATGCCCTCTTCCGCCACATGACCGTGCTCGACAACGTCGCCTTCGGCCTGAAGGTGCGCCCGTCGAGCCGCCGGCCGCCGGCCGCCGAGATCCGCAAGCGGGCGCTCGACCTCATCGACCTCGTGCAGCTCTCCGGCCTCGACAAGCGTTATCCGGCGCAGCTGTCGGGCGGCCAGCGCCAGCGCGTGGCGCTGGCCCGCGCCATGGCGGTCGAGCCGAACGTGCTTCTGCTCGACGAACCCTTCGGCGCGCTCGACGCCCAGGTGCGCAAAGAGCTGCGCAAGTGGCTGCGCGAGATCCATGACCGCACCGGCCACACCACCATCTTCGTCACCCACGACCAGGAGGAGGCGCTGGAACTGGCCGACCGCGTCGTCGTCATGAGCAAGGGCGCGATCGAGCAGGTCGGTACCCCCGACGAGATCTACGACCATCCGGTCTCGCCCTTCGTCTTCGGCTTCATCGGCCAGTCGAACTGCCTTTCCGTCACGCTGCAGAACGGCGAGATCTGGTTCGAGGACCGGCCGATCGGCCTGCGCGCGCCATCCGAGCCGGACGGCCCGGCCAATCTCTACTTCCGCCCGCACGACATCGAGCTGATCGACGGCTGCGGCGGCTGTCTCGCCGGCCTCGTCACCGCCAGCCGCCGCGTCGCCGGCACCCGCCATCTCGAACTCGACCTCGGCCGCAACCATCCGCATGTCGAGATCGAACTCTCCCCCGAACGCGCCGCGGCCGGTGACCACAGCCGCATCGCCTTCCGACCGACAAAGTGGAAACTCTTCAGGGAAGAACAACAGCCGGCGATAGCAACGTCGGCGGAGCGGGAAGCACGGGCCGACGTGGAGACCGCGGGGGCCGAGCCCTTCGAACTGGCGCGCACGGGCACCTGA
- the cysT gene encoding sulfate ABC transporter permease subunit CysT: protein MTEATKTAPWRFRQPSVLPGFGLSLGITLSWLVLIVLIPLSGLVFRASGLGWAKFFELALDPRTLNALKISFGTAFLAAVINLVFGVILAWVLVRYRFPGKRVIDAMVDLPFALPTAVAGIALTTLYAPNGWIGQFIEPLGLKIAFTPAGIVIALIFVGLPFVVRTVQPIMEEIDKEVEEAAATLGASRFQTISRVLLPGLLPAGLTGFALAFARGVGEYGSVIFIAGNLPYVSEIAPLLIVIRLEEFNYAAATAIAAVMLAISFAMLLLINSIQAWSRRRYVYVA, encoded by the coding sequence TTGACGGAAGCGACGAAGACTGCGCCCTGGCGGTTTCGCCAGCCGAGTGTTTTGCCAGGCTTTGGGCTGTCGCTCGGGATCACGCTGAGCTGGCTGGTGCTGATCGTGTTGATCCCGCTGTCGGGCCTGGTGTTTCGGGCCAGCGGCCTCGGCTGGGCCAAGTTCTTTGAACTGGCGCTGGATCCGCGCACGCTCAATGCGCTGAAGATCTCCTTCGGCACGGCGTTTCTCGCCGCCGTCATCAACCTCGTCTTCGGCGTCATCCTCGCCTGGGTGCTGGTGCGTTATCGTTTCCCCGGCAAACGGGTGATCGACGCCATGGTCGACCTGCCGTTCGCCCTGCCGACCGCGGTTGCCGGCATCGCGCTGACGACGCTTTACGCCCCGAACGGCTGGATCGGCCAGTTCATCGAGCCGCTCGGGCTGAAGATCGCCTTTACCCCCGCCGGCATCGTCATCGCCCTGATCTTCGTCGGCCTGCCCTTCGTCGTCAGGACCGTGCAGCCGATCATGGAGGAGATCGACAAGGAAGTGGAGGAGGCCGCCGCCACGCTCGGCGCCAGCCGCTTCCAGACGATCAGCCGGGTGCTGTTGCCGGGACTGCTGCCGGCCGGCCTCACCGGCTTTGCGCTCGCCTTTGCCCGCGGCGTCGGCGAATACGGCTCGGTGATCTTCATCGCCGGCAACCTGCCTTACGTCTCCGAGATTGCGCCGCTTCTGATCGTCATCCGGCTGGAAGAGTTCAACTACGCTGCCGCCACCGCCATTGCCGCGGTCATGCTGGCGATCTCCTTTGCCATGCTGCTGCTCATCAACTCGATCCAGGCCTGGAGCCGGCGGAGATATGTCTATGTCGCATGA
- a CDS encoding ABC transporter ATP-binding protein, translating into MSALAIENIHKRYGEVETLKGIDIDLDSGEFLVLLGSSGCGKSTLLNIIAGLAEPSGGDIRIGDRSILGAHPKDRDIAMVFQSYALYPNMSVARNIGFGLEMRKVPNAEREKAVKETAKLLQIENLLERKPSQLSGGQRQRVAIGRALVRNPQVFLFDEPLSNLDAKLRMEMRTELKRLHQMLKTTVVYVTHDQIEAMTLATRIAVMRDGRIEQLGTPEEIYDRPATLYVAGFVGSPPMNILEATVVEGQLKIAGDGQAIALPSRLRNVVSDGQRVKAGVRPEALRLVAGDEPTPQFKARVEVVELTGPELVTTARIGDQRITACLPPRSSVLSGEERTFTIEADALHLFDPDTGRSLAKD; encoded by the coding sequence ATGAGCGCTCTTGCCATAGAGAACATTCACAAGCGCTACGGCGAGGTCGAGACGCTGAAGGGGATCGACATCGATCTCGATAGCGGCGAGTTCCTGGTGCTGCTCGGCTCATCCGGCTGCGGCAAGTCGACCCTGCTCAACATCATCGCCGGACTTGCCGAGCCGAGTGGCGGCGACATCCGCATCGGCGATCGCTCCATTCTCGGCGCCCATCCGAAGGACCGCGACATCGCCATGGTGTTTCAATCCTATGCGCTCTACCCCAACATGAGCGTCGCTCGGAACATCGGCTTCGGGTTGGAGATGCGCAAGGTTCCGAACGCCGAGCGTGAGAAGGCAGTCAAGGAAACGGCGAAACTGCTGCAGATCGAAAACCTGCTCGAGCGCAAGCCGAGCCAGCTTTCCGGCGGCCAGCGCCAGCGCGTCGCCATTGGCCGGGCGCTGGTGCGCAATCCGCAGGTCTTCCTCTTCGACGAACCGCTCTCCAACCTCGACGCGAAGCTGCGCATGGAGATGCGCACCGAGCTCAAGCGCCTGCACCAGATGCTGAAGACCACGGTCGTCTACGTCACCCACGACCAGATCGAGGCGATGACACTCGCGACCCGCATCGCGGTCATGCGCGACGGGCGGATCGAGCAGCTCGGCACGCCAGAAGAGATCTACGACCGCCCGGCCACACTCTATGTCGCCGGCTTCGTCGGCTCGCCGCCGATGAACATCCTGGAGGCGACCGTTGTCGAAGGTCAGTTGAAAATCGCCGGTGACGGCCAGGCGATCGCCCTGCCGTCACGCCTCCGCAACGTTGTCTCCGATGGCCAGCGCGTCAAGGCTGGTGTTCGCCCGGAAGCGCTGCGACTTGTCGCTGGTGACGAGCCCACGCCGCAGTTCAAGGCCCGCGTCGAGGTCGTCGAATTGACCGGCCCCGAACTCGTCACGACTGCGCGGATCGGCGACCAGCGCATCACCGCCTGCCTGCCACCGCGCAGTTCGGTCCTGTCGGGCGAAGAGCGTACCTTCACCATCGAGGCGGATGCCCTTCATCTCTTCGATCCCGACACCGGCCGGTCGCTGGCGAAAGACTGA
- a CDS encoding FAD-binding oxidoreductase — protein MPIVDDLKQALGDIVLVGAEIGERHRSDASLTGKDLPKAVIRPTSSEEIAEALRLCNANGQAVVVQGGMTGLAGGANADGNAIVISLERLTGIEEIDPQAATMTVRAGTPLEVAQRAAEDAGFLLPIDLGARGSCQIGGNLATNAGGIRVLRYGVTRDNVLGLEVVLADGTVITSLNKMIKNNTGYDLRQYFIGSEGTLGVITRAVLRLRPLPAGRLTALCALESYDNVVAFLARCQRRLPGLSAFEAMWQNYFRFNAEASKLKLFDDVPPFSVIIEQDLLSDDGDRDAFEAFLGEALEEGIINDALIAQSEKESRSFWSAREGHAMDQLLPSLINLDVSLPIGDIGRFAEDCSQALSARFPAAHVSFFGHVADSNLHIAFSEADSDAETPHIVDGIVYEIVRRYRGSISAEHGIGTLKRDFLDHSRSPAELDLMHRIKHALDPNGILNPGKVL, from the coding sequence ATGCCGATTGTCGACGACCTGAAACAAGCCCTCGGCGACATCGTCCTGGTCGGCGCGGAAATCGGCGAGCGCCACCGCAGCGACGCCAGCCTGACTGGCAAAGACCTGCCGAAGGCTGTTATCCGACCGACAAGCAGCGAAGAGATCGCCGAAGCCCTTCGCCTCTGCAACGCGAATGGCCAGGCCGTCGTGGTCCAGGGCGGAATGACCGGCCTTGCCGGCGGCGCCAATGCCGACGGCAATGCGATCGTGATCTCGCTCGAACGTTTGACCGGCATCGAAGAAATCGACCCGCAGGCGGCAACCATGACCGTGCGCGCCGGCACGCCGCTCGAAGTGGCGCAACGTGCCGCCGAAGATGCCGGCTTCCTGCTGCCGATCGACCTCGGCGCCCGCGGTTCCTGCCAGATCGGCGGCAACCTTGCCACCAATGCCGGCGGCATCCGTGTGCTTCGCTATGGCGTGACGCGCGACAATGTGCTTGGCCTCGAAGTCGTTCTGGCCGATGGGACTGTCATCACGTCGCTCAACAAGATGATCAAGAACAACACCGGCTACGACCTCAGGCAGTACTTCATCGGCTCCGAAGGAACGCTCGGCGTGATCACCCGCGCGGTCCTGCGTCTGCGGCCATTGCCGGCCGGTCGGCTGACGGCGCTTTGCGCCCTCGAAAGCTACGACAATGTGGTCGCCTTCCTTGCGCGCTGCCAGCGCCGCCTGCCGGGGCTCTCAGCCTTCGAGGCCATGTGGCAGAACTATTTCCGCTTCAACGCCGAGGCGAGCAAGCTAAAGCTCTTTGATGACGTTCCACCCTTTTCCGTCATCATCGAACAGGATCTGCTCAGCGACGACGGCGACCGCGATGCGTTCGAGGCCTTTCTCGGCGAGGCGCTCGAAGAGGGTATCATCAACGATGCGCTGATCGCCCAGTCGGAGAAGGAGAGCCGCTCGTTCTGGAGCGCGCGCGAGGGCCACGCGATGGACCAGCTGCTGCCGTCGCTCATCAATCTCGATGTCAGCCTGCCGATCGGCGATATCGGCCGCTTCGCCGAGGACTGCAGCCAGGCCCTTTCCGCGCGTTTCCCGGCCGCTCATGTCTCCTTCTTCGGCCATGTCGCCGACAGCAACCTGCACATCGCCTTCTCGGAAGCGGACAGCGACGCCGAAACACCGCATATCGTCGATGGCATCGTCTACGAGATCGTACGGCGCTACCGGGGTTCGATCTCGGCCGAACACGGCATCGGTACGCTGAAGCGGGATTTCCTCGACCATTCCCGCAGCCCCGCCGAGCTCGACCTCATGCACCGTATCAAGCATGCGCTCGATCCGAATGGCATCCTCAATCCGGGCAAGGTGCTCTGA
- a CDS encoding RES family NAD+ phosphorylase, translating into MSADEPVRLWRAYVPRWAHAPLSGDGAARFGGRWNPLGMPTIYATRELSTAWAEYNQGFVQHPALIAQLELRFARLAELTAADGLAAFGLTKDIHRCEWRDALDHSLVPETHRLQAELDAGFDGLVYPSFMSPGGTCVALWRWNTGEGAELKVIDPDGRLPETPASWL; encoded by the coding sequence ATGTCGGCAGACGAGCCGGTGCGTCTGTGGCGCGCCTATGTCCCGCGCTGGGCGCATGCGCCCCTTTCCGGTGACGGTGCCGCGCGCTTCGGTGGGCGCTGGAACCCCTTGGGCATGCCGACGATCTATGCCACCCGCGAACTCTCGACTGCCTGGGCGGAGTACAATCAAGGTTTCGTCCAGCACCCGGCGCTGATTGCCCAGCTTGAATTGCGCTTTGCGCGACTGGCCGAGCTGACTGCGGCGGACGGGCTTGCCGCCTTCGGGCTTACCAAGGACATTCATCGATGCGAATGGCGCGATGCGCTCGACCATAGCCTCGTGCCGGAGACCCATCGGCTGCAGGCAGAACTCGACGCAGGGTTCGACGGCCTGGTCTATCCGTCGTTCATGTCGCCCGGCGGAACCTGTGTCGCACTCTGGCGCTGGAACACCGGCGAGGGCGCCGAGCTGAAGGTCATCGATCCCGATGGACGTCTGCCAGAGACGCCGGCGTCCTGGCTCTGA
- a CDS encoding D-TA family PLP-dependent enzyme — protein MPLQIETPAVLVDLEIAKRNIERFQAYANEHGIRVRPHIKTHKLPQMAELQLAAGAIGITCQKVTEAEAMVDGSDRIRDVLITYNILGDAKMARLERLNGRVALAVVADGETVIDGLAGYFAGKDKPLRVFVECNTGADRCGVGTPAEAARLARRIANAKGLVFGGLMTYPPVNGEAKVQAFMTEAKQLIEADGIAVPAITSGGTPSMMHAAGAPVASEYRPGTYIYNDRSLVSRGVAGWDDCALTVLATVVSVPSENRAIIDAGSKVLTSDLLGLTGYGHVLGRDDIRIDQLSEEHGRLVTDGPINLRVGDQLRIVPNHACVVTNMVDAVHIVEGDTLKDTWPIVARGRVL, from the coding sequence ATGCCCCTGCAGATCGAAACGCCGGCCGTTCTCGTCGATCTCGAAATTGCCAAGCGCAACATCGAGCGCTTCCAGGCCTATGCCAATGAACATGGCATTCGCGTGCGCCCGCACATCAAGACACACAAGCTGCCGCAGATGGCCGAGCTTCAGCTTGCGGCCGGCGCCATTGGCATCACCTGCCAGAAGGTCACCGAAGCCGAGGCGATGGTCGACGGCAGCGACCGGATCAGGGATGTGCTGATCACCTACAACATTCTCGGTGACGCCAAGATGGCACGGCTGGAACGGCTCAATGGCCGCGTCGCACTTGCCGTCGTCGCTGACGGCGAGACCGTGATCGATGGGCTAGCTGGGTATTTCGCCGGCAAGGACAAGCCGCTGCGCGTATTTGTCGAATGCAACACCGGTGCCGATCGCTGCGGCGTTGGCACGCCGGCAGAAGCGGCAAGGCTCGCCCGCCGTATCGCGAACGCAAAAGGCCTCGTCTTCGGTGGACTGATGACCTATCCGCCCGTCAACGGCGAGGCGAAGGTTCAGGCTTTCATGACCGAGGCGAAACAGCTGATCGAAGCCGACGGCATCGCGGTGCCTGCCATCACCTCGGGCGGCACGCCCAGCATGATGCACGCCGCCGGCGCCCCGGTCGCCAGCGAGTACCGGCCCGGCACCTATATCTACAACGACCGCTCACTCGTTTCCCGTGGTGTCGCCGGCTGGGACGATTGCGCCCTGACTGTGCTTGCAACCGTTGTTTCCGTGCCTTCGGAAAACCGCGCGATCATCGATGCCGGCAGCAAGGTGCTGACCTCGGACCTGCTTGGCCTCACCGGCTACGGTCACGTGCTTGGCCGCGACGACATCCGCATCGACCAACTTTCGGAAGAACACGGCCGCCTCGTCACCGACGGGCCAATCAACCTTAGGGTTGGCGATCAGCTGCGCATCGTGCCCAATCACGCCTGCGTCGTCACGAACATGGTCGATGCGGTCCACATCGTCGAAGGCGACACGCTGAAGGACACCTGGCCGATCGTCGCCCGCGGCCGCGTCCTTTAG
- a CDS encoding antitoxin Xre/MbcA/ParS toxin-binding domain-containing protein — MVAVGFNVSAAHYGESHSSFLSARLVADRLGVTLAELAKLIGVARNTLTAKSGARKVDAALSSVVRILAMAGEMAGDDGRAVIWFKHQPIPGWAGKTAYDLVGEGKDDKVLAYLEAVRSGVYA, encoded by the coding sequence ATGGTCGCCGTCGGTTTCAACGTCTCCGCCGCGCATTACGGCGAGAGCCATTCCTCCTTTCTCTCGGCCCGCTTGGTCGCCGATCGCCTCGGCGTGACCCTGGCGGAACTGGCAAAACTGATCGGTGTCGCGCGTAACACACTGACGGCGAAGTCGGGTGCCCGCAAGGTCGACGCCGCGTTGAGCAGCGTCGTGCGCATCCTCGCGATGGCCGGCGAGATGGCGGGGGACGACGGACGCGCCGTTATCTGGTTCAAGCACCAGCCGATCCCCGGATGGGCCGGCAAGACGGCCTATGACCTCGTTGGCGAGGGCAAGGACGACAAGGTGCTCGCCTATCTCGAAGCCGTGCGTTCCGGTGTCTACGCCTGA
- the cysW gene encoding sulfate ABC transporter permease subunit CysW codes for MSHDLTASPLPASGPLPASGPLPASGPLPASGPQPALPELAAATSESRFARLTLTITALAFVALFLLLPLAAVFTEALRKGIGEFVAALGDAETFSAIRLTLTVAAIAVPLNLVFGVAAAWAIAKFEFKGKAFLTTLIDLPFSVSPVISGLVFVLLFGSHSLIGPWLQSHGIQILFAVPGLVLATVFVTFPFVARELIPLMQEQGSSDEEAALSLGASGWQTFWHVTLPNIKWGLLYGVLLCNARAMGEFGAVSVVSGHIRGETNTMPLQVEILYNEYNFVAAFAVAALLALLALITLILKTALEIRYSAEIAASRRH; via the coding sequence ATGTCGCATGATCTGACCGCCAGCCCCCTGCCCGCATCCGGCCCGCTGCCCGCATCCGGCCCGCTGCCCGCATCCGGCCCGCTGCCGGCGTCCGGCCCGCAGCCCGCCTTGCCGGAACTGGCCGCCGCCACCTCGGAAAGCCGCTTTGCCCGGCTGACGCTGACGATCACGGCGCTTGCCTTCGTCGCGCTGTTTTTGCTGTTGCCGCTCGCCGCCGTCTTTACCGAGGCGCTGCGCAAGGGCATCGGCGAGTTCGTTGCAGCCCTCGGCGATGCCGAGACCTTCTCGGCGATCCGCCTGACGCTCACCGTCGCTGCCATCGCCGTGCCGCTCAACCTCGTCTTCGGCGTGGCCGCCGCCTGGGCGATCGCCAAGTTCGAGTTCAAGGGCAAGGCCTTCCTGACGACGCTGATCGACCTGCCGTTCTCGGTCTCGCCGGTGATCTCCGGCCTCGTCTTCGTGCTGCTGTTCGGCTCGCACAGCCTGATCGGTCCGTGGCTGCAGAGCCACGGCATCCAGATCCTGTTTGCCGTGCCCGGGCTGGTGCTGGCCACCGTCTTCGTCACCTTCCCCTTCGTCGCCCGCGAGTTGATCCCGTTGATGCAGGAACAGGGATCGAGCGACGAGGAAGCCGCCCTGTCCTTGGGCGCGTCGGGCTGGCAGACCTTCTGGCATGTGACGCTGCCCAACATCAAATGGGGGCTGCTCTACGGCGTGCTGCTCTGCAACGCCCGCGCCATGGGCGAGTTCGGCGCCGTCTCGGTGGTCTCCGGCCATATCCGCGGTGAGACCAACACCATGCCGTTGCAGGTCGAAATCCTCTATAATGAGTACAACTTCGTCGCCGCCTTCGCGGTGGCGGCGTTGCTGGCGCTGCTGGCGCTGATCACCCTGATCCTGAAGACAGCGCTGGAGATCCGCTACAGCGCCGAGATCGCCGCCAGCCGCAGACATTGA